The Pelagovum sp. HNIBRBA483 sequence CACCAGCGGTGTTGGCTCCGGTCATCACTCCCATTCCAGCGCTCCCTTCTTCCATTCATAGGCGAAGCCGATCGTCAGCACGCCGAGGAAAACCATCATCGACCAGAACGCCACCATCGACAGGTCTTTAAACGCCACTGCCCACGGGAACAGGAACGCGACCTCAAGATCGAAGATAATGAACAAGATCGACACCAGATAAAAACGGACATCGAATTTCATGC is a genomic window containing:
- a CDS encoding NADH-quinone oxidoreductase subunit A; its protein translation is MEDLLREYLPILIFLGLAIVLGLVFIVAAAVIAVRNPDLEKVSAYECGFNAFDDARMKFDVRFYLVSILFIIFDLEVAFLFPWAVAFKDLSMVAFWSMMVFLGVLTIGFAYEWKKGALEWE